A region of the Microcoleus sp. AS-A8 genome:
AGAGAGCCAACGCCAATTGCGTGAACTTCTCAACCCAAAGAAACAAAAAGTTCAGGAAGCTCAAACTAACTCAGGTAAAGACGATAAGCAAGAGAACAACGGTAGCAAGTCAAAGGGTTCGAGCAGACGACGAGTGGGTCAACGCAATCCCAAGCGAGACCCAGTAGCAAGTGAATCATTATGAGTGTTGATGAATCCACTTCGGTGGAGATGTGGGATTTGCAAAAACCCGCTATTCCACCGCGTAGCCGTCTTTATCACTTAGAACCTATTGGAGTGGGGACACCCTATACAGAAAGCTTAAGCAGTTATCTCTGTCGATTAGCTCAGGAGCATTGTGTTACCTCTGGGAAACTGATTGTAGGAGAAATTGCTCCACAGATGATGGGTGAAGGATATAAGGTTACTTTCATTAAAAAGAATGTTAGTACCATTTTCAGTAACAGTGATGCCAAGCCAGCCATTAATGGGATGAGGGAAAAGACGCAATCTCTTATCCAAGCTTTAAAAGAGCTAACTCAGCGTAAAGACTTAGTGTTTTTAAGCCTTTTAACTTGGAAAGGAGTAATTAATGAGCGAGAATTATTTCGTCAATATCGAGCCTGGTGTCCTCAGTGTAATGAGCAATGGCGACAAGAGAAGAAGGTGATTTATGAACCTTTACTGTGGTCTTTTCGACAGGTTGATGCTTGTCTGAATCACAACTGTCTCTTAGTTAATGAATGTCCCTACTGTAGTTCCCGCTTACCTGTGATTGCTAATTCCTTACAACTAGGGTTTTGTTCTCGTTGTAAGCGTTGGCTGGGAAGCCAAAAAGACGAGAGTCAAGTATTAACAGCTGATGAACTGGCGTGGAATCAGTACAAGATAAAGAGTATTGGGGATTTGATTGCAGTTGCTCCTAAATTAGAGTATCAGCCTACTCTTGACGCTTTGAATAAAAAGTTCCAGCTTATTTTATTTTGTTTTGAAAGAGCCGTTAATCAAGATTTGACTCAGTTTATTAGCTTGGGCAAGATTATGGAGCAACTGAAGATAGCCTTAACTCAACATTATGATAAGCCTTTTCATCTGAGCAACTTAGTTATTCCAGTTTGTTATCAAACTGATATATCTATCACTCAATTATTTTTAGAAGAATTTAATTTATTAAGTGAAATTTTACTGAGGAATTTTAAGATAAATTACAGGCTTACTTAACCTGTATTGTTGATTTTTGACAAGATTCGGCGATCGCTCAATAATTCGTCACTATCCCCCCATGTAGGCTACTGCCGTTACCGTTTTTATACTCCGCCACGGATGGCTCAAACGGTTCAAGGATTAAATTCTTGCCCATTGCCTTGCCAACTAACTCCATTAAGGCTTTTGTCCGTGCCGCGAAAAATCCCTCAAAGTCGTCTTGGCGCAGAAACTCTGGCTCAATAGTGTGCGATCGCAACATCTCATCCAGTTTCTCTGGCGAGGTTCCCGACATCTCAAACTCCTTGAGATAAACCGAAGGCGCTTTGGAGCCGATTTTTTTATTCGTTTTCGCGCTTAAGGGGGTGCGATTGACCAAGCAGTTGTATTTTTTCGGGTCAATGTCATGCTTTCGACACCACGAAACTGGGAAGATGTGGTGCGATTCTACCCTTTGTTCAAAATAAAGTACGTCATTAATTTCTTCCCCCGTACTCCAATCCACTGCCCCAGATAGGCGCAATAGCGCTGACAAGCCTTGGTAGACCGCACCATAGCGTTTTCTGGCATTTAGGAGCCGCTCTACCGAGAATCTGGCAGAAGTCACCGTCGTTGGCATGGCACCGCTGAATAACCAAAGGGGTATCTCCACTAAGTCACAGGCGGCTCGCACCTCCCCGCGTAGATACAGCTCTCCAAACATCCCACACGATAACCAACGCGCTAATTGAGAACGAACTCGTTCGCTATCCGATCGCTTTCCCAGTACAGTTAAAATTGCCGCCATTGCCACTAATTGGATGGGGTATGCCAAATGGTTAGCGTCAAAGATTTTCTGGGCGTGCAGGAATCGGGCGGCTTCCTCAAACCCTCTGGTGATGGGGTCTGCCCAAGTCTGGTATTCTTCGGTTGAGAGTTTCAAAACTTCTGAGCGCCGACAGCTAACACCGGGTAATTTCTCGGAAACTATGCCTGCACGAAAGGCATCTTGGCGACGGGCATAAGAAGCTGCTAAGGTGACGGCTTGAAGAAAATCTGTATTCCTTAAAGAACGCAAGGCTTTAAAAGACATCAGGTGAACCTCTCGGCGCTTCCAATCGTCACGCAGACTGAAGTTGTCAGCACAGTAACTAGCCGTCATCAGGTCGAAAAAATTGAGGTCGCACCCGGAGGTGTTGGTATCTTCAAAGACCTGGCAAACGGCGTCTTTTGGCAAGGAGTCTCGCAATTGGATGACCGGCATCTGATAATGCTCGAATTTTTTGAGGATTTCCAGCTCTAAGGTATCCAGGAGTTTGAGTTTTTCGCTATCGTATCCCCAAAATTTAGAGTATTTGCTTCTCCATTCCGAAAAAAAGAAGACCTTTGATAGGGGGAACAGTCCGATTAAATATTCTTGGCATGGTGTAGAAAAATCAATTACCCCATGAGCTGTTCGCAGCTTTTTTGATTCAGGTAAGGCGAGAATTGCTTCTTTTCGGTCGGTATTGGGGTCGAGGGATTTTTCAATGTCCAGGTAGTACCACTTGCGGCTGAGTTTGTTGCTGTTGGAGTCTTTAACCAGGACGGGTTGCTCGGATAGCAGCACCATGAACAGGGTGGTTAAACGCTGTTGCCCGTCGAGAATTAATAAGTTGGGTGCAGGGGATTGCTGTAGCGTCGCGCCATTGAGCAGGCGAGGCTTGAACCGCACTTGAGGATTACCTTGTTGGAGTAGCATGACCGCACCAACGGGGTAAGCCAGGGATAGGCTCGTCAGCAGCCTTTTGACGCGAGCATCATCCCAAACCCAATCCCGCTGGAAATCCGGCAGTTGGATGCGTCCGATTTTGATGTCTTTGAGGATATCCAGCAGAGGATATTTGGTGATGTCGAAGGTGCTAATCGAGTTCATTCAAACAGGGAGCGATCGCTACTACTTTTGGCAAACTACTCCCCATCTTTCGTGCAGGTCAAGAGTTCAAGAAAAAGTCTTGTCAATTTGACAAAATTGTTGGCAAAACACGGATGAATTAACCTTGTTGTCTGTTTGAGTGCCACTGTTCTAAGAGCGGGTGAACTTGAGAAGCGTTTTCCAACAAAAAATCCGCTACTGCCATTATTCTCTGGTAAGGAAGCCCTGCTTCTCGGCGGCTGGTTCTTCCCCCTAACCAATGGTTCGTGGTTGATTGCGAGACGCAGCAGATTTGAGCTAATTCTAATGACCCGAATCCCCAGCGATGGCTAAACACTTGGGGAGACATGAACA
Encoded here:
- a CDS encoding TniQ family protein gives rise to the protein MSVDESTSVEMWDLQKPAIPPRSRLYHLEPIGVGTPYTESLSSYLCRLAQEHCVTSGKLIVGEIAPQMMGEGYKVTFIKKNVSTIFSNSDAKPAINGMREKTQSLIQALKELTQRKDLVFLSLLTWKGVINERELFRQYRAWCPQCNEQWRQEKKVIYEPLLWSFRQVDACLNHNCLLVNECPYCSSRLPVIANSLQLGFCSRCKRWLGSQKDESQVLTADELAWNQYKIKSIGDLIAVAPKLEYQPTLDALNKKFQLILFCFERAVNQDLTQFISLGKIMEQLKIALTQHYDKPFHLSNLVIPVCYQTDISITQLFLEEFNLLSEILLRNFKINYRLT
- a CDS encoding DUF262 domain-containing protein, whose amino-acid sequence is MNSISTFDITKYPLLDILKDIKIGRIQLPDFQRDWVWDDARVKRLLTSLSLAYPVGAVMLLQQGNPQVRFKPRLLNGATLQQSPAPNLLILDGQQRLTTLFMVLLSEQPVLVKDSNSNKLSRKWYYLDIEKSLDPNTDRKEAILALPESKKLRTAHGVIDFSTPCQEYLIGLFPLSKVFFFSEWRSKYSKFWGYDSEKLKLLDTLELEILKKFEHYQMPVIQLRDSLPKDAVCQVFEDTNTSGCDLNFFDLMTASYCADNFSLRDDWKRREVHLMSFKALRSLRNTDFLQAVTLAASYARRQDAFRAGIVSEKLPGVSCRRSEVLKLSTEEYQTWADPITRGFEEAARFLHAQKIFDANHLAYPIQLVAMAAILTVLGKRSDSERVRSQLARWLSCGMFGELYLRGEVRAACDLVEIPLWLFSGAMPTTVTSARFSVERLLNARKRYGAVYQGLSALLRLSGAVDWSTGEEINDVLYFEQRVESHHIFPVSWCRKHDIDPKKYNCLVNRTPLSAKTNKKIGSKAPSVYLKEFEMSGTSPEKLDEMLRSHTIEPEFLRQDDFEGFFAARTKALMELVGKAMGKNLILEPFEPSVAEYKNGNGSSLHGGIVTNY
- a CDS encoding helix-turn-helix domain-containing protein produces the protein MSEPEARQQVLQLHNQMFMSPQVFSHRWGFGSLELAQICCVSQSTTNHWLGGRTSRREAGLPYQRIMAVADFLLENASQVHPLLEQWHSNRQQG